ctagTGAATTAAACTTGAGGCTAGTTTAgcaatacttttgaaaagtttttaatatTGCTGTCAAAAGGTGCTTTTGAGAAACATGAACCCCGAACCCGGTTTCAGTTCAAAGTTCGAGTTTGAGGTTTGAGGTTTTGgatttgaaatttgaagttaagggaaaaagattaccaaaattatgtatcaacatcatgcaaaaaaattacttgaaatgtcattaaataatttacgataaattaaacttaataacttaAAAGTTATGacaacaaaatttgattttgattttacttttaatttaagttttaaatttcaactacaagaagaaaacaaattataCAACTATCattcatgttaaaataaaaagtataaataaataaataaacattgaaaagtaaaaaaaaaaaaaaaggtcggTTTGGTTGGTACCCAGTAGTAGATTCAGTCTTTCTTCTTTATCTGTTTTTAAAAAACAGATCTTTCAGTGTCACAACTCACATGTCCCCCATTCCTAATCTTCACACTCCCTTttacttcaaaaatatttataatttcttttccattcttcATCAAAGTTTCATTCTTTTCTTACATTCCTACAAAGgtacaattttattttcctcattttcttacaaaaaaataaatggtaaGATTTTATTTGTGGGGTTGGTTTAAGCTTTTAGtgtaataatatcaataatgcATGCTTAAATATTAGactctttttttcaattttctttgtttaggttagctattttcttgttttagATCTGTTTTTCTTACATTTATTGAATCAttgtctctctcttttttttttttaatgttgttttttGGTAGCTGAGAAAAAAAACTTACTTTTTGTTTAAGGAATCTTCAagtttttgcctttttttttaaagaaaaatgacattaaatgctcttttttactaataataattaatgacaGCTCATTGAAACTTAGACCATTGTTGATTGCTCTTTGATTTTTGCAGGTTCAAGTTCAAAGCTTTCTCACAAGTAATAATctttaaaacccattttttttaaattattttttttagctaatatatttgtattatttgtaGCAGGAAATTGCTGAATCTGTCTTGTGTGCTGTTTAGTACTGTTTTTGATTATTAAGATGCAGAAGCCACCACAGTCTATAGATTTCGCTTTGAAGGAGACTTCACCGAAGATCGGTGCCGGAGCTGTGACGGGCGATAAGCTATCGAGCACGTATGATCTGGTGGAGCAAATGCAATACCTTTACGTTCGTGTGGTAAAGGCGAAAGATTTACCGGGGAAAGATGTAACTGGTGGCTGTGATCCTTATGTTGAAGTTAAGCTAGGGAACTATAAAGGAGTTACTAAGCATTTCGAGAAGAAGAACAATCCCGAATGGAATCAAGTGTTTGCGTTCTCGAAAGAACGGATTCAAGCTTCGGTTTTAGAAGTATATGTGAAAGATAAAGATGTGGTGGCCGATGATTTAATCGGGAGGGCATTGTTCGATCTTAATGAGATTCCGAAAAGAATTCCACCAGATAGTCCGTTGGCACCGCAATGGTATCGGTTGGAGGATCGGAAGGGGGATAAAGCTAAAGGAGAGTTAATGCTTGCTGTTTGGATGGGGACACAAGCCGACGAAGCATTTCCTGAGGCTTGGCACTCGGATGCTGCATCGGTTGGTCCGGATGCTGTTGCGAGTATCCGGTCGAAAGTTTATCTTTCGCCTAAGCTTTGGTATGTGAGAGTGAATGTGATCGAAGCTCAAGATTTGGTACCTAATGACAAAAGCCGGTTCCCCGAGGTTTTTGTGAAAGCAATGCTCGGAAATCAAGCTTTGAGGACTCGGATATCTCAAAGTAAGACTATTAATCCGATGTGGAATGAGGACTTAATGTTTGTGGTTGCCGAGCCGTTTGAAGAGCCGTTGGTGCTAAGTGTTGAAGATAGGGTCGGGGGGAACAAAGACGAAACGTTGGGGAAATGTGTGATTCCTTTACATATCGTGCAGCGAAGGTTGGACCATAGACCGGTGAATAGTCGATGGCTTAATCTCGAGAAACATGTGATTGTCGATGGAGagaaaaaagagattaaattcgCTAGTAGGATTCATTTGAGGATTTGTTTAGAAGGTGGATATCATGTTTTGGATGAATCGACTCATTATAGTAGTGATCTTAGGCCGACAGCTAAACAGTTATGGAGACCGAGTATCGGGATTTTGGAACTCGGTATTTTAAGTGCTCATGGACTTATGCCAATGAAAACAAAAGATGGACGAGGAACTACGGATGCTTATTGTGTAGCTAAGTATGGGCAGAAATGGATCCGAACGAGGACGATTGTCGATAACTTTATGCCAAGGTGGAACGAGCAATACACTTGGGAGGTTTTCGATACTTGTACTGTTATCACAGTGGGTGTTTTCGATAATGGACATGTACATGGCGGAGCCGGAGGGGCTA
The nucleotide sequence above comes from Gossypium raimondii isolate GPD5lz chromosome 13, ASM2569854v1, whole genome shotgun sequence. Encoded proteins:
- the LOC105782852 gene encoding FT-interacting protein 3, which produces MQKPPQSIDFALKETSPKIGAGAVTGDKLSSTYDLVEQMQYLYVRVVKAKDLPGKDVTGGCDPYVEVKLGNYKGVTKHFEKKNNPEWNQVFAFSKERIQASVLEVYVKDKDVVADDLIGRALFDLNEIPKRIPPDSPLAPQWYRLEDRKGDKAKGELMLAVWMGTQADEAFPEAWHSDAASVGPDAVASIRSKVYLSPKLWYVRVNVIEAQDLVPNDKSRFPEVFVKAMLGNQALRTRISQSKTINPMWNEDLMFVVAEPFEEPLVLSVEDRVGGNKDETLGKCVIPLHIVQRRLDHRPVNSRWLNLEKHVIVDGEKKEIKFASRIHLRICLEGGYHVLDESTHYSSDLRPTAKQLWRPSIGILELGILSAHGLMPMKTKDGRGTTDAYCVAKYGQKWIRTRTIVDNFMPRWNEQYTWEVFDTCTVITVGVFDNGHVHGGAGGARDARIGKVRIRLSTLEADRVYTHSYPLLVLHPSGVKKTGEIQLALRFTCSSLINMLHMYSHPLLPKMHYIHPLSVIQLDVLRHQAMQIVSTRLSRAEPPLRKEVVEYMLDVDSHMWSMRRSKANFFRIMGVLSGLIAVGKWFDQICNWRNPLTTILIHILFIILVLYPELILPTIFLYLFLIGIWNYRWRPRHPPHMDTRLSHADAAHPDELDEEFDTFPTSRPSDIVRMRYDRLRSIAGRVQTVIGDLATQGERFQSLLSWRDPRATTLFVTFCLIAALVLYVTPFQVVALLAGIYILRHPRFRHKLPSTPLNFFRRLPARSDSML